AGGCAGTTAAATGCAGTGCATGTGGAGGGGGAATAACGAGATAGAGCATGTGCAGAGTGGGGTTTGAGGAGGAGATAGTTGAGGGCATTTCCTCAAGAAGAGGGGAAGATGCCATGAGAATCGGAGTAGGAGAAAGGAGTAAGTGTGCACTAGATACACTTCAGGTGCACCACTGTAGAGTAGACTCTTCCTACAGCGTTGGAAGGGCATCGCTTTAGTTAATCCATGTCTTTGAGAAGCGGTAGCTGggttgagggaagaattcttcccctgcccaagcactgtctacacgggaGCTTTGCTCGGCTTAATTACATCTCCTGTGGATGAATTTTTCAtccccctgagcgatgtagctagcTTGATCTAAGGCGATGGCTATGCTACAGAGCttaaagcagcacagctgcagcactgctagTGCAGACGCTCTAAGCCGACCGGAGAGAGTTCTCCTgtcaacttaattactccagTCCTCGTGAGCGGTGGTAGCTCTGTTGGCAGGAGAGGCTCTTCCATCAACATCACACTGTCCACAACAGCGCTTAGGTCAGTGtgacttacattgctcaggggggtggcttattcacatccctgagcaacataacttataCCGACTGAAGTTCTAGTATGTGCACATAGCCtgagttttaggtgtagaccaggcctgaggccGAGGGACATaatggggagagaaagagagacaaacACAACACCTTGAAAGTGAGGTTGGGAGGCATGAATTTGCTGTGATGATGCTGTGGGACTGGTGCACTGGGAAAGGGAGCTGGCTGCTAGCCAGTCTCCGCTCTGGACAGACTGTCAAAGCCTGGGTCAGCTGAGCTGCGTTGTCCTGTGCTCCGGTGCGCTGATCTGCTTGGCTCGCCTGAGCCTTTGCCTGGTGCAGGAGGGTGAGTGGGATGGGATCTGAACTGTGGCTCGCTGGCTCTCTAACTCTCCCTTTTCTCCCTGTGGCAGAATGAACTCCCGGGCAGCAAAACCATTGTCCTGAACTGCATGtccctcagcagctcccaggctgtGTTCCCAGCCATAGCTGAGCAgatgggccagcagggggcatccAAGGTAGCTGGGAGAGACTTGGTGAGGAAGCTGGAGAAGCAGCTGACAGCAGAGGGGACGCCCATGATGTGAGTACCCTGCTCTGAAACTCTCCTGAAGTGTTGTGAGCTAGAGGCTGGGCCTGTGTGATAGCTGTGTTCCCAGCCAAGATTCCCCTCGTCATTGCAGCTGGTTAACTGCCAGAAGAGGGAGCTGATCGGTGCCTCTCTGCACCCAGGGACTGAGGGCTTGATTTTCCAGAGGTGCAGAGCACTGCCAGCTGCAGTGGAAGTCAGGGTGAGATGTGGGTGCTTGGCATCTTGGGATAACCAGGCCCTTATTTTGTTACTAAGTACAGGCTGTGTCAGGGAAGGATTGCACCCTGCCTCTGCCATGCCCCAGGACAGAGGGGGAGTGCTCTGCCATGCCTCAGCAGGGGCTGGTTAGTCTCCATGCCTCCAGGGTAAAGCCTCGGTGCTGAGCCGGGCTTTCTTTCCTGCCTTTGCATAGCGTGCTGGTGCTGGATGAGATGGACCAGCTGGACAGCAAAGGACAGGACGTGCTCTACACAGTGTTCGAGTGGCCCTGGCTCATTGGTTCCAGGCTTGTCCTCATCGGTAAGTGTGTCAGTTGTGCTGTGACAATGCTTTGGCCTGGTGCTGCCGTTGAAATGCCCTGTGGCTGCAGAAGCTCTGTCGGAGCGCCCTGAGGGGATGGCACGTATCCACCCTCCTGCAGGAGGTGCCCTGGCATTTTTCCTCTTGGAGAAAGCTGGGGAAGATTATGAAGCTGGTTTCTGGCAACAGAAATCAGTCTAGTTATAGTAGCAAACCTATCACCTGATAGGTGTGTTTAAAAACTGCCCTTGCCCAGCCCCAGGATGCATGATCGATGCAGGGCCTTGCACATGATTCTCTAGCCCTGGGCTTTGGAAGATCTCCCCACTCCCTGTTAGCCTAGGCTGCCATTCTCAATAGCTTCAATGTGCTTCACAGGAGTGGCCAATGCCCTGGACCTCACGGACCGGATCCTGGCCAGGCTACAGGCCCGGCCCAAGTGCAAACCCCAGCTACTAAACTTCCCACCTTACACAAAGGAGCAGATTGCCTCAATCCTGCAGGAACGGCTGAGACAGGTAAGAACCCAGGGACCAAGTCCACATGGGTTCATCCCCTTCTCTGGGGAAGAAGCTTAGACTCCTGAGCCGTTATACACAGAGATCTGGAACCACATGAGCAGCTTTCTGGTGCTGTCTTGAAGAAACTTTGTAGTTGTAGCTGGCTGATATTGCTTATTAGCTGCAGCATAGCACTCCTCTGCAGTGCTGGCTTCTGTGAGAGATGGCTCTGCTCTGTCTCCAACCCTGCCACTTCCCACTAAGCTGGTGGCAGAAGGGACAGTTGGTGACTTTCCACAAGCAGGTCAGTCAATGGCATAGGCTCAAGCCTAATCCAGGCACTGTCTCCTGCCCTGTTGTTATGACCCCACTCGACCCCACTGCCTTAGAGGGAACAGAGTCCAGGCTGTTGGGAATCCCATTCTCAGTGGCATCCCTGGATCCTCTCAGACTCTGGGGTCTGGAGGTGAGATCTTAGCCATGATGCAGTGAGTTACGCATTCTGTCTTCCCAGCACAGGAGGGAGAACTTCCCAGGTGCAGTGGGGTGCGGGAGACAATCCACATACATCCAGCCAGATGGGCTATTTTCTGTCTGAACCATATTGGACCACCTGAGGCTTCTGCAGTGGAGACCTCTCCATAACTGCCCTGTGCCCCATTTTCTCGGCAGGTGTCTGGTGATCAGGTCCTGGACAGCACTGCTGTCCAGTTCTGTGCCCGGAAAGTCTCTGCAGTTTCGGGAGATGCTCGCAAGGCACTGGATGTATGCAGGTAAATGCCGCCGCCTTGCCCTGCTGCTTCTGAAGGCAGGCTCCTTACCCAGTGTCCTTTGAGCGAATGTGACTTAAGGCTCCATTATGCCACTGCTTCCCTGGCGTTGAAAGGAGGGCTTGCATCACTGCAGGCGTGCTGCCTCCTGACCATGTTAATGTCTGAGACGTTCGCAGTCCATTACCTATGGAGGGTGAGACAACGGGCTGCTGCCAGCCCTCCCTGCTGTGACTAGAGATTGGTTAATTACATTTGTATTGCAGAAGGCCCCATTAGCAGCTCTCAAGCAGGTTTCTTTATGAAGCTGAACCAGTTTttccttcagaatttttttccctccttgttctttctttctGGGGCTGTTTTCCTCCTCTAGTTTCATTATAGGTGGGACTTCTCTACCGCACTGGGGACACTTCCTTTGCTGGGGCACATCACTTCCAGAAAGGGGTGCCAGTTAAGCCTGTGCCAAAGGGTACATTCTGGACTATCCTGTTGGTTGGGGCTTCCGCACTGGCACAAGGACGGGTGCCATCCTGAGCTGGGAGTGCGGGAGAAGCAGGGTTGTCCCAATAGGAAAACAGCTGTATTGGAGGGACATTGGCCACCAGTTTGGGCCCAGAATTTGGGCTGGGAGGGACTAGGAAAAACTTACACTAGAATGCTGTAGAAGTCAGGTTGCTCCCCCCGCCCAGATTTGAACCTTCCCCTGCTATGCTGGCCACCCAAACGCCGCATCATCTTGCCAGGCATGCAGTGGTTCTCTTGCTTCCTTTTGTGGCCCACTTCTTAAAATCAAATGATTTCCTGGGCgcctcctctcccagcctccaTCCGTCAGTGACCCTGCAGCAACTAGAGGATTTTGTCTCATTAGGGCCATGTTTAGAGATGAAAATGAGCTCCTGTTAATGGGCTGTGTGCTGCTGTTCGTATCCCACAACTTCTGTATTCATGCTGGTTTAGCTTCTCTCCCTGGGTGCAGGGCTTATTACTTACTGGCTGTGATACTGCCCACCTGGGAATTCTTGGGAGATTGGGTCCAGCctcctgggagtggggtggggtgagttGGTGCCTAAAAAGTGATCACAGCTGAAGGAGGGGGTGCAGCAGTCCCATAGAGGCATGACCCAGGCTGCAGCTAGCAGTGAGCATCCCTGCTTGGAGACGAATGGATGCCCCGTTGTTGTTAGTGGGGCAGTCGGGGGGTCCAGGTGTGGGGCATGCCATGGGGATTTACCCGAGTCCATGCAAACCCTTCATGTTCCAAGCTGCTCTGTTTCAGTGAAGAGGGGCAAGGGTGCTGCTGGCAGGTCTGGGGCGTTAGGTTTTGACAAGCCCCAAAGGCTCAGTCTAAAGTAACTTGCGTAAATCTGTGTCCTAGGCGAGCCATTGAGATTGTGGAGTTGGACGTGAGAAGCCAGACTGTCCTCAAACCACTGCCTGGCTGTAAGTAGTTGCCGCCAGCCTGAGTCAGGAAGCTCTGCACTCTTGGCTTTTATTTTTCTGTCAGTCTCCTCGACCTTAATTGTAGCCTTCCTTGCCAATGGCGTGTTTTGCGCattactggaatggaactcccCAAGAGATTGAACAAACGCCTGGCACGCAAGGAGCTTTCCTTCCAGCTCTCTGGAAGCAAAAGCCCTGGATGTGAAGGTCACACCTGCTCTCGTCTCTGGGGCTGGCTTTAACTAGAATGAAAGCACTTAAGTGTAGGTGTGAAATAGCAGCTCCCAAAAGGGGGCGATAGAGTGGGCGGGAGTTCAGCTTGGGATAGGAGCTGTGGAACCTTTCCAAGTGCAAGCTGTACATAGGGGCTGTGCGTGGGGGGGTATTGGCACAGCCGTGTCTAAGCCCGTGTTCCAAAGGACTTCAGCCCTTCCCCTTGGATTTTTGGCTGCCATATGCAGGATGTGCTGCTCTTAGGGGTGGCTAAAACATCCCCCACTCTTGGGTCCTCATCAATTTTGTGACCATATATATAGAATATGAGTCTCTCTCCCTCTACTCCTGGTGCTTCAGACTATAGTAAGATgaagtttgctttaaaaatctgcttttcttTGCACCATTTTATGCCGCTGGCATTTTGCCCTGCCATGTCCTAACAGCGAAACTAGATGgatcagtttcacttcctggttccCACGCACTGGCCCAGGGCTGCAGGATTTGGGTTCCCAATgcggtgggggaggaagggatagTTACATCCCACTCAAACCCATGGCGTCTGACAACTCGGACTTGACTGAGTTGCCTTTAGCCAGTAGCCAATACACTGTGTGTTCTGCCCTGACCTATTTCCTGTCCCTAGTCTTGTATTGCTTCTATATTGATCAAACCCCAACTCTTCTGACTCAGCATTGTCTGGCCTACAGGTAAATCGCCCACTACatctgccttggtttccccagttcctaggAGAGTTGGTCTCCCACACATATCCCAGGTGATCTCAGATGTGTATGGTGACAGGATGGCCCTGGGAAATGATGGGGCCAGTGactccttccccctgcagcagAAGATCCTGGTCTGCTCGCTGCTGCTCCTAGCCAGGCAGCTGAAAGCCAAGGAGGTGACGCTGGGGAAGGTGAGTCAGACCATTGGGTTGTACGGCTAGACGATCCTGCAGCAGAAGCTGAGCTCTTTGCCTCGTGCCCTAGTCCAACAGCAGTAGGTTGGGGGTTGCAAATCCCTGGGAAGGACAGTTTCTTCCACCTCGCTGGTCCAGTCGTGAGCCCCGCTGGGCATATGATGTGGGCCAGTCTTGTTTGCTCTCTAGCAACTCCCCAAGCAGGTGCTCAGAGTGATGTTGACACATTCTGGAGGGGGAATTAGGTCTAGCCACACACCTGGAGATGGTCAGCCCGGGGAGGGTGCTGGAGGCTTGCTGGCACCTGTGCGTCTCCCTCACCTGCATTCAGTGGCTGTGGGTAATgtctgctccctccctcctcttgCAGCTACATGAAGCCTACAGCAGAGTCTGCCGGCAGCAGCAGATGGCAGCTGTAGCCCACTCCGAATGCCTCTCCCTCGCCACCCTCTTGGAATCCAGGGGCATCCTGGCActgaagaaagccaaggaagcCAGGCTCACAAAGGTACCCCTACAAACCATGCTGCTTTTTCCCCATGGACAGGCTCCAAAGGGAGCCGCTGCAGAAGGGGCGTGGCTGTGACACACAGGCCTGGAAGGCGAGCGGAGGAGAGCACTGGAAAATGCAGGGTTAGCTGTGGAGCCAGCAGGGTCGAGGAGAACCCTGAAGGGGGCGTGTACAACAGCGGAGGGCTGCCCTGACCTTACAATTAGGTTCCCAGACTAGAAGGGCTCCCAGACCAGTAGGCTCTGTCGTGGGGACATTTTAACTCCTGGAGGATCTGACACCGACCGTTCTCGGAGGCGGGCTACAGACGGAAGGCACTTGTGCTTTGTTCTGGTGGTGGGCTAGGTGGGCCAGTGCGTGAGTGGCAGGATAGCAGGCTATTGTTGGTCAGCTGCACGGGGGCAGTTCCTGTCGGTGCTGCTGCTTCTATGGACTCTGTAACATCGGGTGAGGGTTTGAGTAGCCTGGGCCGTGCTCATTGGCTACCACGGATGCTGGGCAGGTCTGTGTAGTAAGGAGCCTTGTCTCTCCTCCAGGTTTCCCTGAAGATAGAAGAGAGGGATGTGGAACATGCCCTCAAGGACAGCGTCTTGGTTGGAAACATCTTGGCAGGGGGGCGGCTCTAGACTCATCTACCTTGATGCCTCTTTTTCAAAGGGATGTGGCTCTCTCCGTATCTTATACAAATAACTGCATGGGCTCCGTTGTCCACGGTAACAACCTTTGCTGAAGGTCACGCTGAGCCATGGCAGTGGAGCGTTTAAAAGGATGAATTTGATCTGCCTTCATCTCACGGCATCTTGTTATAAAGCTGCCTCGTTTGTTTTTAACTGTATACTtgtttttaaacatgctgccGGCTGAGGTGGATAATGCCCTGTGTCGGAGACAAAGCCAAACTGACCCTCCTTGTGGTGGATTTTGAACTGTTTGGGAATGGCTGCAGGCCCTATCCTCAGCCTCTTGCAGGGCTCCATCTCCCTCTTGGATCCAGGAT
The DNA window shown above is from Natator depressus isolate rNatDep1 chromosome 27, rNatDep2.hap1, whole genome shotgun sequence and carries:
- the CDC6 gene encoding cell division control protein 6 homolog, which encodes MPSTRSQTQAAIDFPRRKQPRTPVAPAGACRDATSNPTRVTLLPLSPGEKVLPLSPRKRLGDDNLCNIPQSLPCSPTKQSKKENELLSVSHKGRCLFFSEQSTTESPGKRKNLVPSLLHKRQETPRSSERSRLNKEPVCNQLFKQESTCYQQAKSVLHTAVPDQLLAREKETDAIRRFLKEHVCGEKPGSLYISGAPGTGKTACLSRILQDFQNELPGSKTIVLNCMSLSSSQAVFPAIAEQMGQQGASKVAGRDLVRKLEKQLTAEGTPMIVLVLDEMDQLDSKGQDVLYTVFEWPWLIGSRLVLIGVANALDLTDRILARLQARPKCKPQLLNFPPYTKEQIASILQERLRQVSGDQVLDSTAVQFCARKVSAVSGDARKALDVCRRAIEIVELDVRSQTVLKPLPGCKSPTTSALVSPVPRRVGLPHISQVISDVYGDRMALGNDGASDSFPLQQKILVCSLLLLARQLKAKEVTLGKLHEAYSRVCRQQQMAAVAHSECLSLATLLESRGILALKKAKEARLTKVSLKIEERDVEHALKDSVLVGNILAGGRL